Genomic window (Halofilum ochraceum):
TATGCTGATCATACCGTTCGACCGCCCCATCGACTGGCGCCGCCCACCGGTCGTCACGTTCGCGCTCGTGGCCGTCAACGTGCTGGTATTCCTCGGGTTCCAGCTCGATGACGGGCGCGAACTGCAGCGGGTGAAGACGTATTACTACGAATCCGGTCTCGCGGAGATCGAGCTGCCGCGGTATCGCGCCTGGCTCAAGGCACAGGGTGACGACCCGTTCGTGGAACACTTCGGTGACCGCATCGACGATCCCGCTTCCCCCTGGTTCGGACGGATCGTCAGCGACGAGGCATTCACCCGGCGGCTCGAGGCTGGCAAGGTCATCGGGCCGGATCATCCCGAGTACGAGCGCTGGCAGCGCGGGCGCGAGGGGCTCGCGCAGCGCCTCGATCAGACGACCGTCTGGGGCCATGGGCTGCGCCCGGCGGAGTCCGCGCCGACCACCTTCCTGACTCACATGTTCCTGCACGGTGGCTGGTTTCACCTGATCGGCAACATGCTCTTTCTGATTACGCTCGGGCTGCTCGTCGAGGTCGCGCTGGGCAGTCTCGTGCTGACCGGCCTCTATGTGCTCTCGGGTTTCGGGGCGGCGGGGCTGTTCATCGCCCTGCAGCCGCAGGGTCTGATGCCCCTGGTCGGCGCCTCCGGCGCCGTCGCGGGGCTGGTGGGTCTGTGCGGCGTGCTGTACGGCCTGCGCCGGATCCGGTTTTTCTACTTCATCGGTTTCTACTTCGACTACGTCAAGGCACCGGCCCTCGTCCTGCTCGGGCTCTGGCTCGGCAAGGAGGTATACCAGTACATCCGGTTCTCGGAGTTGAGCAACGTGGCGTTTACCGCACATATCGGCGGGATCCTGACCGGAGCGCTTGCGGGTGCCGCCGTGCGTTTCGGGACCAACGCGGTCGATGAAGAGGCGATGGACGAGCGTGAGCGCACCGAGGCGTTCGAGCGCGAACTGGGTGCAGCCCATGAGCGGCTGGCAGCGATGGAGCCGGACCGCGCGCGGCCGCTGTTCGAGCGCATGGTACGTAACTGGCCCGACAACGTCCGGGTGCTGGACGGCCTGTTCCGCGCCAGCCGCTTCGCGCCCGCCAGCGACGCGTATCACGATGCCGTCCATCGGATTCTGCGGCTGGAACCGACCGATGACGAGACCGCGGAACTCATGGTCACGGCCTTCCGCGATTACCGTCGGCGCGCGCGGCCGAAACCGAAGATCGGTGGCGCCGTGTTGGAGCGGATGATCGATCTGTTGCTGCGCCGCGGAAGCGCCGAGGAGGTGGCCCCGCTCGTCCAGGCCGCCCTCAAGCACCCGCAGCGGTTCAACGGGATCGAGGAGAGCGCGATCCGGCTCGCGCGCAAGTATCAGCGTGAAGGTGAGCGCGCGCGGGCACGATCGCTATACCACTATGTGCTGCAGCACTT
Coding sequences:
- a CDS encoding rhomboid family intramembrane serine protease, translated to MLIIPFDRPIDWRRPPVVTFALVAVNVLVFLGFQLDDGRELQRVKTYYYESGLAEIELPRYRAWLKAQGDDPFVEHFGDRIDDPASPWFGRIVSDEAFTRRLEAGKVIGPDHPEYERWQRGREGLAQRLDQTTVWGHGLRPAESAPTTFLTHMFLHGGWFHLIGNMLFLITLGLLVEVALGSLVLTGLYVLSGFGAAGLFIALQPQGLMPLVGASGAVAGLVGLCGVLYGLRRIRFFYFIGFYFDYVKAPALVLLGLWLGKEVYQYIRFSELSNVAFTAHIGGILTGALAGAAVRFGTNAVDEEAMDERERTEAFERELGAAHERLAAMEPDRARPLFERMVRNWPDNVRVLDGLFRASRFAPASDAYHDAVHRILRLEPTDDETAELMVTAFRDYRRRARPKPKIGGAVLERMIDLLLRRGSAEEVAPLVQAALKHPQRFNGIEESAIRLARKYQREGERARARSLYHYVLQHFADTAAARQAERALTEVR